GGGTCGGTGGCGACGACGACGGCGTCGGCCCGCACCGGGCCGGCGTCGGAGGTGACCCCGGTGCCGGTCACCGCGCCGACCCGCACCCCCAGGTGCACCCGCCTGTCACCCACCCGGTCGGCCAGTTGCTCGCCGATGCGCTGCATGCCCCGGGCCGGCAGCCCGATCGGCCCGCGGGCGAAGCTGCGCCAGAGCAGGTCCAGGTAGCGGCTGGAGGTCTCCAGCCGGTCCTCCAGCAGCACCCCGGCGAGGAACGGCCGGAAGAACCGGTCGATCGCCGCGTCGCCGACCCCGACCGACCGCAGCCGCTGCTCCGCGGTCGTCTCCGGCGCCCGCAGCAGCCGCCGCACCGGCGTCAGCGCCGCCCGGGCGGAGAACGCGGCGATGGCCGCCTTGCGGACCGGGGAGCCGATCGGGGCGCGCAGCGTGTCCAGGACCTGCGCCGGGCGGTGGCGCGGGTCGACCACCCGGTGGGCGCGCCCGTCGACCCGCACCACCGCGCCGGCCCAGAACCAGCCCAGGTCGAGCGCGGCCAGGTCGAGGTCGGCGACCCGGGGGTAGCCCACGTTGAGGACCTGGAAGCCGCGGTCGACCACGAACCCGTCGACGACCTCGGTGGCGACCCGTCCGCCGGCGTGGCGGGCGGCGTCGAGGACGTGCACGTCGCAGCCTGCGGCGGCCAGCCGCCAGGCCGCGGACAGCCCGGCCAGCCCGGCCCCGACGACCACGACCTCGGCACGGGCGGGCAGCGGCATGCCTGCGAACCTATGCCGCCGGGCGCCGGCGCACGCGGCCAGGCCGGATCCGTGGACGGTGCCGGCGCCTGTGGACAGCGCCCGCGGGGTGCCCGGCCGGCGGCCTACGGTGCCCGCCATGCCGACGTCCCCGCCCGCGCCCGTCGTCCCCGGCTACCGGCTGGAGGAGCTGCTGGGCCGCGGCGGGTCCGGCGAGGTGTGGCGGGCGGTGCCCCGCTCGGGGGGCCCGGCGGTGGCGGTGAAGCTGCTGGCCGCCGGCGACGCCGAACGGCAGGCGCGCGAGGCCGCGCTGCTCGGGGAGCTGGACCACCCGCACCTGGTGCGGCTGCACGAGGTCGTCCACGAGCCGCGCCGCGGCGGGCAGCCGCGGGTGGCCCTGGTGCTCGACCTGCTGACCGGCGGCAGCCTGGCCGCGCTGCTCGCCCGCCGGGGCCGGCTGCGGCCGGGGGAGGTGGTGACCGCCCTGGCCCCGGTGGCCGCCGCGCTGGCCCACGCCCACGACCGCGGGGTGGTGCACGGTGACCTGTCCCCGGGCAACGTCGTGTTCACCGCCGAGGGCCGCCCGGTGCTGACCGACCTCGGGGTGGCGCGGGTGCTGGGCGAGGAGTCCGCCGGCGAGGTCACGCCGGCCTACGTCGACCCGACGGTGGCCCGGGGCGGTGCCTGCACCCCGGCCTCCG
This window of the Geodermatophilus sp. DSM 44513 genome carries:
- a CDS encoding NAD(P)/FAD-dependent oxidoreductase, coding for MPLPARAEVVVVGAGLAGLSAAWRLAAAGCDVHVLDAARHAGGRVATEVVDGFVVDRGFQVLNVGYPRVADLDLAALDLGWFWAGAVVRVDGRAHRVVDPRHRPAQVLDTLRAPIGSPVRKAAIAAFSARAALTPVRRLLRAPETTAEQRLRSVGVGDAAIDRFFRPFLAGVLLEDRLETSSRYLDLLWRSFARGPIGLPARGMQRIGEQLADRVGDRRVHLGVRVGAVTGTGVTSDAGPVRADAVVVATDPDTAAALVPAVTGSAPRQVTTHLHVLPASPTGEPLIVLGTPGGRLVNSVVLTDAQPAYSPDGRALVASSSLAPTREADVRGEVAALHGVAPGDLEHLTSVTVPGAQPAALPPLQHRRPVDLGGGLYVCGDHRDTPSIQGAMASGRRTAAAVLRALRPTTATGAA